In a genomic window of Halarsenatibacter silvermanii:
- a CDS encoding alanine/glycine:cation symporter family protein, with translation MLDFILNINDVINEIVWGPPFIIFLLGTGLYLTIRLDFFQFTHFGLSWRESFGRYFSRAEEKEGGVLSSFQAISSAMAATLGVGNIAGVSTALALGGPGAVFWMWISALVGMATKFGEAALGIKYREKVGDGFSGGVMYYIKNGMGEKWNWLALLYAFLAGVAALGIGNMVQSNTLAEAARDGFAVPEYITGVVVVFFVALVILGGIKRIGRVAERLVPIMAVFYIIGAIIILILNITEIPAAFADIFRLAFSPAPAAGGFAGATVRMTLQFGVARGIFSNEAGLGAASIVHAQAKNKPTRQGMWGIWEVFIDTIIVGTMTALVVLVTDSIPTGETGVVLATEGFTRGLPGPGGYIINISIIVFAYTTMLTWSFYGEESWRYIFGKKAVMPYRFIFLIFLFIGAVGALEPIWLLADTLNGLMAAPNLIALIFLAKKLAQEKDDYLVEHKQSA, from the coding sequence GTGCTTGATTTCATACTTAACATTAATGATGTTATCAATGAAATTGTCTGGGGCCCTCCCTTTATCATCTTTCTTTTGGGCACAGGACTTTATCTGACCATAAGATTAGATTTTTTCCAATTCACACACTTTGGCCTGTCCTGGAGGGAAAGCTTTGGGCGATATTTCAGCAGAGCTGAAGAAAAAGAAGGCGGGGTCTTATCCTCCTTTCAGGCCATCAGCTCTGCTATGGCGGCCACTCTTGGTGTGGGAAACATAGCAGGGGTCAGCACGGCGTTGGCCCTCGGTGGTCCGGGAGCTGTATTCTGGATGTGGATTTCAGCTCTGGTCGGAATGGCCACCAAGTTCGGAGAAGCCGCCCTGGGAATTAAATACAGGGAAAAAGTTGGAGATGGCTTTTCTGGCGGAGTCATGTATTACATCAAAAACGGAATGGGAGAAAAGTGGAACTGGCTGGCCCTGCTGTATGCATTTTTGGCCGGTGTAGCTGCCCTGGGCATCGGCAATATGGTTCAGTCTAACACTCTGGCCGAAGCCGCTCGCGATGGTTTTGCCGTCCCCGAATACATCACGGGAGTCGTGGTAGTATTCTTCGTGGCTCTGGTTATTCTGGGCGGAATCAAACGAATCGGTCGGGTGGCCGAACGTCTGGTACCCATAATGGCTGTCTTTTATATTATAGGCGCAATAATAATTCTAATACTCAATATCACGGAAATCCCCGCTGCCTTTGCCGATATCTTCCGGCTTGCCTTCAGTCCAGCTCCAGCTGCGGGCGGATTTGCCGGTGCAACAGTCAGAATGACTCTCCAGTTCGGTGTAGCCCGCGGAATCTTCTCGAACGAAGCCGGGCTGGGAGCTGCTTCGATAGTTCACGCTCAGGCCAAAAATAAGCCAACCCGCCAGGGAATGTGGGGAATCTGGGAGGTCTTTATAGATACCATCATAGTTGGCACTATGACTGCTCTGGTGGTGCTGGTTACCGATTCCATTCCCACCGGAGAAACCGGAGTCGTTCTGGCTACTGAAGGTTTCACCAGAGGTCTTCCGGGGCCAGGAGGCTACATCATCAATATCAGCATCATAGTCTTTGCCTACACCACCATGCTGACCTGGTCTTTTTATGGCGAAGAAAGCTGGCGTTACATCTTTGGTAAAAAAGCAGTTATGCCCTATAGATTTATCTTTTTGATATTCCTCTTTATCGGTGCTGTCGGCGCTCTGGAACCCATCTGGCTTTTGGCTGATACTCTCAACGGTCTGATGGCAGCCCCCAACTTAATCGCGCTGATCTTTCTGGCCAAAAAACTGGCCCAGGAAAAAGACGATTACCTGGTTGAGCACAAGCAGTCCGCTTAA
- a CDS encoding replicative DNA helicase — MVQQDQTASELREPGRSEREFQFLGILLQFPEEIDQAADEIQPKHISHPQARAIYENLLEQFQQNGSISRTKLMIKLQEEDFVENPEQLIERLTSGFNTRDELQPTIDLVKQHYQRHLLRRTAESLENLADRSDLTIDEYQSRAQELIFEATSETSDVEKHIFSMEEALLNSYESYVDRRHDRADVGVQSGFMTLDRVIGGFQKGHLTVIAASTSMGKTAFALNIAKNVLERDVPVGIISLEMAAPEIVDRLIIQEAEVNAWKYSQGHTNEEEDQRISRALNDMHEYPLMISDERGLNVAQIRARLRKFKARLDELGLVIIDYLQMIQLSDDSPQNTARAIGDIVLQLRNLASELDLPLILISQISRSYKNRSDQRPVLSDLRDSGNIEEIADSVVFLYRHEQTSAAAREQAEMEGTVGETDIIVAKQRTGQTGSLKLIFDDDHIRFLDPENMSIEGSMPDEG, encoded by the coding sequence ATGGTTCAACAGGATCAGACCGCCTCCGAACTGCGGGAACCGGGCAGAAGTGAGCGGGAATTTCAATTTCTGGGAATTCTTCTGCAGTTTCCCGAAGAAATAGATCAGGCGGCAGACGAAATTCAGCCAAAACACATATCCCATCCTCAGGCCAGGGCAATTTACGAAAATCTGCTCGAGCAGTTTCAGCAGAACGGTTCGATTTCCCGCACAAAACTCATGATCAAACTCCAGGAGGAGGATTTTGTAGAGAATCCGGAGCAATTAATTGAACGTTTAACCTCCGGCTTTAACACCCGGGATGAACTTCAACCCACTATAGACCTGGTCAAGCAGCATTATCAGCGTCATCTGCTGCGCCGCACAGCTGAAAGCCTGGAAAATCTGGCTGACCGCTCCGATCTCACCATAGATGAATACCAGTCACGAGCTCAGGAATTGATATTCGAAGCTACCAGCGAGACTTCAGACGTCGAAAAGCATATCTTTTCCATGGAGGAAGCGCTGCTCAACTCCTATGAGTCTTATGTAGACCGCCGGCATGACCGGGCCGACGTGGGAGTACAGAGCGGTTTTATGACGCTGGATAGAGTTATCGGTGGTTTTCAGAAAGGGCATCTGACGGTAATCGCCGCTTCCACCTCGATGGGAAAGACTGCCTTCGCCCTCAACATAGCCAAAAATGTTTTGGAGCGAGATGTGCCCGTCGGTATCATTAGCCTGGAGATGGCTGCCCCGGAAATAGTTGATAGACTTATAATTCAGGAAGCCGAAGTTAATGCCTGGAAATACAGCCAGGGACACACCAATGAGGAGGAAGATCAGAGAATTTCCCGGGCTTTGAATGATATGCACGAATACCCCCTTATGATCTCCGATGAAAGAGGTCTTAATGTGGCTCAGATCAGAGCCAGGCTGCGCAAATTTAAGGCCAGGCTCGATGAGCTGGGACTGGTCATTATCGATTATCTGCAGATGATTCAGCTCTCCGACGATTCCCCGCAAAATACAGCCCGGGCTATTGGAGATATCGTGCTGCAGCTCAGAAATCTGGCTTCGGAACTGGATCTACCCCTGATTTTGATATCACAGATAAGCCGAAGCTACAAAAATCGCTCGGATCAAAGACCGGTGCTCTCCGACCTGCGCGATTCGGGCAATATCGAGGAGATAGCTGACAGCGTAGTTTTCCTTTACCGGCACGAACAGACAAGTGCCGCCGCCCGCGAACAGGCGGAGATGGAGGGAACAGTAGGAGAAACAGATATAATAGTGGCAAAACAGAGGACCGGCCAGACCGGATCGCTCAAGCTTATTTTTGATGATGACCATATACGCTTTCTCGATCCGGAAAACATGTCGATAGAAGGGAGCATGCCTGATGAAGGATGA
- a CDS encoding adenylosuccinate synthase: protein MSSRVIVGAQWGDEGKGKITDWLAQSSDVIVRYAGGSNAGHTVVVGDEKYELHLIPSGIIHEETECIIGSGVVVDPAVLMEEMDKLIDRGIDFDNLYISKRAHLVLPGHRRLDNLEEDRKGEDKIGTTGRGIGPAYADKVGRRGLRAIDVLSEARLEERLKPLVNYHNRLLVDIYEETPLDYEEVKEELLRFGRRLESRIIDAVIKLENLRRQDSEILFEGAQGALLDLDFGTYPYVTSSNPGSGGVSTGAGFGPTRLDEVLGVCKAYITRVGEGPMPTELEGEMGETLRQKGGEFGVTTGRPRRCGWLDLPALRHAVNFNGLTSLVLSKIDVLSGLDEIKVCTSYRKNGELYEFMPAEISAKVSSSNFTPEYETLSGWDEDIEGCQNYSKLPDSAQRLVELIEKETQTPISLISTGPEREAIIDRAGILNN, encoded by the coding sequence ATGAGCAGTAGAGTAATAGTAGGAGCACAATGGGGAGATGAAGGCAAAGGCAAGATAACCGACTGGCTGGCGCAGTCTTCTGATGTGATTGTGCGCTATGCGGGAGGCAGCAACGCCGGTCATACTGTAGTTGTGGGCGATGAAAAATACGAGCTTCATTTGATTCCATCGGGAATCATACATGAAGAAACTGAATGCATAATCGGGAGCGGAGTTGTGGTAGACCCGGCCGTGTTGATGGAAGAGATGGATAAATTGATCGATAGGGGTATAGACTTCGATAATTTATACATAAGCAAAAGAGCACATCTGGTGCTGCCTGGCCACCGCCGGCTTGATAATCTGGAGGAAGATCGCAAAGGAGAGGATAAAATTGGCACCACCGGACGCGGGATCGGTCCGGCGTATGCTGACAAGGTCGGCCGCCGCGGCCTCAGGGCTATCGATGTGCTTTCAGAGGCTAGATTGGAGGAGAGATTGAAACCGCTGGTCAATTATCACAACCGACTCCTTGTCGATATTTATGAAGAAACACCTCTTGATTATGAGGAAGTAAAAGAGGAGCTGCTGCGATTTGGCCGCCGGCTGGAATCAAGGATAATCGATGCGGTGATTAAGCTTGAGAATCTTCGCCGCCAGGATAGCGAGATTCTTTTCGAAGGAGCGCAGGGGGCTTTGCTCGATCTTGACTTTGGCACCTATCCCTATGTGACCTCCTCCAATCCCGGCAGCGGCGGCGTCTCTACCGGAGCCGGCTTTGGCCCCACACGTCTGGATGAGGTGCTGGGAGTCTGCAAAGCCTACATCACCAGGGTGGGAGAGGGACCAATGCCCACCGAGTTAGAGGGAGAGATGGGCGAGACTCTCCGTCAAAAGGGAGGAGAATTTGGAGTCACCACCGGGCGCCCCCGCCGCTGTGGCTGGCTGGACCTCCCGGCCCTTCGGCATGCGGTCAATTTTAACGGTCTCACTTCGCTGGTGCTTTCAAAGATAGATGTGCTGAGCGGCCTCGATGAGATAAAAGTTTGTACTTCTTACCGGAAAAATGGAGAACTATATGAGTTTATGCCGGCCGAAATCAGCGCAAAGGTGTCCAGCAGCAATTTTACTCCTGAGTACGAAACTCTTTCCGGCTGGGATGAGGACATAGAAGGCTGTCAGAATTATTCGAAGCTACCGGATTCTGCTCAACGACTCGTCGAGCTTATAGAAAAAGAAACTCAGACACCGATCAGTCTGATCAGCACCGGCCCCGAAAGAGAGGCTATCATCGACAGGGCAGGAATTCTGAATAACTGA
- the hemL gene encoding glutamate-1-semialdehyde 2,1-aminomutase, translating to MMMFERSREEYERACQYLPGGVNSPARSFSSVREEPVFIERAEGSKVYDIDGNEYIDFVSSWGPMLFGHCQEDVIEAVSEQLDKGTSFGAPTIVETEMAEEIADLIPTVDRVRMVNSGTEATMSAVRLARGYTGRDKIIKFTGNYHGHGDSFLIKAGSGPATLGLPDSPGVPEDLASLTISVPYNDEEAIQKVFEKEGDDIAAVILEPVAANMGVVPPQPGFLEFLRRITSEEGAVLIFDEVMTGFRVAAGGAQEYYEVEPDLTCLGKIIGAGFPVGAFGGKAEIMDEVAPKGPVYQAGTLSGNPLAMTAGLEMMKLIQQEGVYEELKNKSDYLREGMEELKREIDLPLSINQVGSLLSLFFTDERVVDYETATSSDTELYAEYFQNMLRGGIYIAPSQFEAMFVSAAHSREELDETLEVMEASLKELE from the coding sequence ATGATGATGTTTGAACGCTCTCGTGAGGAATATGAAAGGGCCTGTCAGTATCTTCCGGGCGGCGTCAACAGCCCGGCTCGTTCCTTCTCGTCTGTGCGGGAGGAGCCGGTTTTCATCGAGAGAGCTGAAGGTTCTAAAGTTTATGATATCGATGGTAACGAGTACATAGACTTCGTCAGCTCCTGGGGGCCCATGCTCTTTGGGCACTGTCAGGAAGATGTAATTGAGGCAGTTTCCGAACAGCTGGACAAAGGAACCAGCTTTGGAGCCCCGACCATAGTGGAAACTGAGATGGCGGAAGAAATAGCCGATCTAATTCCCACCGTTGATAGAGTGAGAATGGTGAATTCTGGAACAGAAGCGACGATGAGTGCAGTGCGTCTGGCCCGGGGTTATACCGGTCGGGATAAGATAATCAAGTTTACCGGCAATTATCATGGTCACGGCGACAGCTTTTTGATCAAGGCCGGCTCTGGTCCTGCCACCCTCGGTCTGCCCGACAGTCCCGGAGTTCCAGAGGATCTGGCCAGCCTGACCATCTCAGTGCCTTACAACGATGAGGAAGCCATACAAAAAGTTTTTGAAAAAGAAGGAGACGATATTGCCGCTGTAATCCTGGAACCGGTGGCTGCAAATATGGGAGTCGTACCGCCACAGCCGGGCTTTCTGGAATTTCTCCGCCGGATCACTTCGGAAGAGGGAGCTGTTTTGATCTTCGATGAGGTCATGACCGGCTTCCGGGTAGCTGCCGGAGGAGCTCAGGAATACTATGAGGTCGAGCCTGATCTCACCTGTCTGGGTAAGATTATCGGTGCCGGCTTTCCCGTGGGAGCCTTCGGAGGTAAAGCCGAAATAATGGATGAAGTAGCTCCCAAAGGGCCTGTTTACCAGGCGGGAACTCTTTCCGGCAATCCTCTGGCCATGACAGCCGGTCTGGAGATGATGAAGCTAATTCAGCAGGAAGGAGTTTATGAAGAATTGAAGAATAAGTCCGACTATCTGCGTGAGGGCATGGAGGAGCTCAAACGGGAAATAGATCTGCCGCTCTCTATCAATCAGGTCGGATCTTTATTGAGCCTTTTCTTCACGGATGAGAGGGTGGTCGATTATGAAACTGCTACTTCTTCCGACACCGAACTTTATGCGGAATATTTTCAGAATATGCTGCGGGGAGGCATTTATATAGCCCCTTCCCAGTTTGAGGCTATGTTTGTTTCAGCAGCTCACAGCCGAGAAGAGCTTGATGAGACTCTGGAAGTAATGGAAGCTTCTCTGAAAGAACTGGAATAA
- the fsa gene encoding fructose-6-phosphate aldolase, whose product MKLFIDTANIEEIEEAVEMGVIDGVTTNPSLVASEGGDFENRVKEICSIVDGPVSAEVISLEASEMVEEARELAGWADNVVVKIPMTEDGLKAVKALTEEGIDTNVTLVFSPSQALLAAKAGATFVSPFVGRLDDRSKDGMRLIERICKVYDNYDFETQVLTASVRSPRHVMRAAELGSDVATLPYEILKKLTDHPLTDIGIERFLSDWEDAQE is encoded by the coding sequence ATGAAATTATTTATCGATACTGCCAACATTGAGGAGATAGAAGAGGCGGTTGAGATGGGGGTAATAGACGGAGTTACGACCAACCCCTCGCTGGTTGCCAGCGAAGGAGGAGATTTTGAAAATAGGGTTAAAGAGATCTGCTCTATAGTAGATGGGCCGGTCAGCGCCGAAGTTATCAGTCTGGAAGCGAGCGAGATGGTAGAAGAGGCTAGAGAACTGGCCGGCTGGGCGGATAATGTAGTGGTTAAAATTCCCATGACGGAGGATGGGCTGAAAGCGGTCAAAGCTTTAACCGAGGAAGGAATTGATACCAATGTCACTCTGGTGTTTTCACCCTCACAGGCGCTTCTGGCTGCCAAGGCGGGAGCCACCTTCGTAAGTCCTTTTGTGGGCCGGCTGGATGATCGTTCCAAGGACGGGATGAGATTGATCGAGCGGATATGTAAGGTCTATGATAATTACGATTTTGAGACCCAGGTTTTGACCGCCAGCGTGCGCAGTCCCCGTCATGTGATGAGAGCAGCCGAGCTCGGTTCCGACGTTGCAACATTGCCCTATGAGATACTGAAAAAACTGACCGACCATCCGCTGACCGATATAGGTATAGAGAGATTCCTTTCGGATTGGGAAGATGCTCAAGAATAA
- a CDS encoding Lrp/AsnC family transcriptional regulator, whose product MGQDSEKEKKLPSFLDELDCKIISELQSNLPLVERPFARLAEDLGVSEEKVIDRLKRLSREGILKRIAPIVSQEKTGFRNNAMVVWQVPEEKCDKVGSQLAEFDFVSHCYRRPTAEGWPYQLFTVVHATSGQDRKNKFEKLESAAREAAGETGEVKFKVLKTQEKLKKQSLSYF is encoded by the coding sequence ATGGGACAGGACAGCGAAAAGGAGAAAAAGCTGCCCTCTTTTCTGGATGAACTCGACTGTAAAATTATTTCCGAACTCCAGTCAAATTTACCGCTGGTTGAGCGTCCTTTTGCCCGCCTGGCCGAAGATCTGGGAGTCTCCGAAGAAAAAGTTATCGACCGGTTAAAAAGGCTTTCGAGAGAGGGAATTTTAAAGCGAATTGCCCCCATAGTCTCGCAGGAGAAGACAGGATTTAGAAATAATGCCATGGTGGTCTGGCAGGTTCCCGAAGAAAAATGCGATAAAGTTGGCAGCCAGCTGGCCGAATTTGATTTTGTCAGCCATTGTTATCGCCGGCCGACAGCTGAGGGCTGGCCCTATCAGCTTTTTACCGTCGTTCATGCCACTTCCGGGCAGGATCGCAAGAATAAATTCGAGAAATTGGAATCGGCTGCCCGAGAAGCAGCAGGTGAAACCGGAGAAGTAAAGTTCAAAGTTTTAAAGACGCAGGAAAAACTCAAAAAGCAGAGCCTCAGTTATTTTTGA
- a CDS encoding Lrp/AsnC family transcriptional regulator codes for MEKLSELDRRLLTEAQKGLELSSKPFAELAERVGRDREEVIDRLKSLRKEGFIRRLGGIFNSRKLGWQSLLLAAEVPGDKFYETVELINSHPGVTHNYRRNHRYNVWFTLSVPPDDDLDEEIKRLEEKTGIEFLRLPRLKQYKLGVKLDFESEKGG; via the coding sequence ATGGAAAAGCTTTCCGAGCTTGATCGCAGGCTGCTGACCGAAGCTCAAAAAGGGCTTGAGCTCTCTTCAAAGCCCTTCGCCGAGCTGGCTGAAAGAGTCGGCCGTGATAGAGAGGAAGTTATCGATCGGTTAAAGAGCCTGCGAAAAGAAGGCTTCATCCGCAGACTGGGAGGCATATTTAACTCCCGTAAACTGGGCTGGCAGAGTCTTCTGCTGGCAGCTGAAGTTCCCGGCGATAAATTTTATGAAACTGTCGAATTGATCAACTCGCATCCGGGAGTGACCCATAACTACCGGCGCAATCATCGTTATAATGTGTGGTTCACCCTGTCGGTGCCGCCTGATGATGATCTGGATGAGGAAATTAAAAGGCTGGAGGAGAAAACAGGCATAGAATTTTTGCGCCTTCCCCGACTGAAACAATATAAACTGGGCGTTAAACTGGATTTTGAATCGGAGAAAGGTGGCTGA
- a CDS encoding DnaD domain protein produces MSKTQNQKGNSALLSLETGSDTYKIGEEAIKAGFLARFSENSLSIFMYLAAAGAHKNPCTIRREKLCNLLPGDVSDLDSGIEKLEELGAISAEEKSHPRGTLLELKLYPEKLMPAETASTNPKRDKGSRSSSEDKIFERLLGYLSGTIDQPEDVRTEPEPELVSEVEKWQQDFPSELLKELLNRVEKWTDNPGNPSHRAHYYLRAIVEDWYEKEIFTLEDLQEYDRLYRETRELAMMYGFNSYHELNPIQLETLQGWLSGSQALSLEAALLAVEKAVKQKSDGRPSLDYIERNYIKPLKEAGARTREKAQKVLNDRSNQHIKKTRTDRETRREQNSGSTSASGQTWKDMLWQK; encoded by the coding sequence ATGTCTAAAACTCAAAACCAGAAGGGGAACAGCGCTCTTTTGAGCCTGGAAACTGGCTCAGACACCTATAAAATAGGAGAAGAAGCTATTAAAGCCGGTTTTCTCGCCCGGTTTTCCGAGAACAGTCTCAGCATATTCATGTATTTAGCGGCTGCGGGTGCCCATAAAAATCCCTGCACAATCCGCAGAGAAAAACTCTGCAACCTGCTGCCGGGTGATGTGAGCGATCTCGATTCGGGAATTGAGAAGCTGGAAGAGCTGGGGGCAATCTCTGCTGAAGAGAAATCTCATCCCCGCGGTACGCTGCTGGAACTTAAGCTCTACCCTGAAAAACTGATGCCGGCAGAAACAGCCAGCACTAACCCGAAAAGAGATAAAGGCAGCAGATCATCATCAGAAGATAAAATTTTTGAGCGTCTTTTGGGATATCTGAGCGGGACCATCGATCAGCCGGAAGATGTCAGGACAGAACCCGAGCCAGAGCTGGTGAGCGAGGTAGAAAAATGGCAGCAGGACTTCCCATCTGAACTGCTCAAGGAGCTTTTAAACCGGGTCGAAAAATGGACCGACAATCCGGGCAATCCCTCTCATCGAGCTCATTATTATCTGAGAGCAATTGTGGAAGACTGGTATGAAAAGGAGATATTCACCCTGGAAGATCTGCAGGAATATGACCGCCTTTATCGCGAAACAAGAGAACTGGCCATGATGTACGGCTTTAACAGCTACCATGAGTTAAATCCTATCCAGCTGGAAACCCTGCAGGGCTGGCTGAGCGGTTCACAGGCTTTATCTCTGGAAGCTGCTCTCCTGGCAGTGGAGAAAGCTGTAAAACAAAAAAGCGATGGGCGGCCTTCTCTTGATTATATCGAGAGAAATTACATAAAACCCCTCAAAGAAGCGGGGGCCCGCACCAGAGAAAAGGCCCAAAAAGTGCTGAATGATCGCAGCAATCAGCACATAAAAAAAACCCGAACCGATCGCGAGACCCGGAGAGAGCAAAATTCAGGATCAACTTCTGCTTCCGGGCAAACCTGGAAGGATATGCTCTGGCAGAAGTAA
- a CDS encoding phosphoribosylglycinamide synthetase C domain-containing protein, with translation MKVLLLMAQNIKCHAFAWKLAREKEVAEIFAAGKTARQPGVRELVRSAAVTPDSSAEEIGKIVKKNNIDLLLMGPEFMKAGSSDFDLEALAANCPKTGVLAPSRELLKLTGSSAASTRFFQEDDIPVIDRGVFSSRESAQKFLQEADYPLQLRRESDESSSVEERLILTADNISGAREKLDQLGFRSASSGEERIIIDEIPAGDRMAVFALSDGETLLPFSSARICRRVFSGGEGPLTPGMGGYSPLPAISLAEDQKIYRQIMMPIFEGLKKRGINPRGLLEVELIMGEAGPRAASLKPGLSSAAAPLILPRLKEPLAQKLLQTAEGEIKGRKMDWQDRSSVNIMLTSGGYPLACEQGFEIFGLEEAGEREGVHIFYHGMEEQDGRFMTAGGRVLGITALAGDHFTAVDRVNRAVEMIGFQDKHYRQDIGSGAVLDLSSPAARNEPPEARPERDEKGQRRFQDRDLGPRQDDF, from the coding sequence ATGAAGGTTTTGCTATTGATGGCCCAGAATATAAAATGTCATGCTTTCGCCTGGAAATTGGCCCGCGAAAAAGAAGTGGCCGAAATTTTTGCCGCGGGAAAGACAGCCCGTCAGCCGGGTGTTCGAGAACTGGTCAGATCGGCGGCAGTTACGCCGGACTCTTCTGCAGAAGAGATCGGCAAAATTGTCAAAAAAAATAACATCGATCTTTTGTTGATGGGGCCAGAGTTTATGAAGGCCGGCAGCTCCGATTTTGATTTAGAAGCTCTGGCAGCAAACTGTCCGAAGACAGGGGTGCTGGCACCTTCCCGGGAGCTGTTAAAGTTAACAGGATCTTCAGCGGCCTCCACCCGGTTTTTTCAGGAAGATGATATACCGGTTATCGATCGCGGAGTTTTTTCCAGCCGCGAAAGCGCTCAAAAATTTCTACAGGAAGCTGACTATCCCCTGCAGCTGCGGCGAGAATCCGATGAAAGCTCCTCAGTAGAAGAACGGTTAATTTTGACCGCCGATAATATTTCCGGTGCCAGGGAAAAGCTCGACCAGCTCGGTTTCAGGTCAGCTTCTTCCGGGGAAGAAAGAATAATCATTGATGAGATTCCAGCAGGCGATCGCATGGCAGTTTTTGCCTTGAGCGATGGCGAAACACTCCTGCCTTTTTCCTCAGCCCGGATCTGCCGTCGGGTATTTTCCGGAGGAGAAGGCCCCTTAACTCCCGGCATGGGAGGTTATTCCCCTCTGCCGGCGATTTCTCTGGCAGAAGATCAAAAGATATACCGGCAGATTATGATGCCGATATTCGAGGGGTTGAAAAAGAGAGGTATAAATCCGCGTGGACTTCTGGAAGTCGAACTGATAATGGGTGAGGCCGGCCCCAGGGCTGCGTCTTTAAAGCCGGGCCTCTCTTCTGCAGCAGCTCCGCTGATTTTGCCCAGATTAAAAGAGCCTCTGGCTCAAAAGCTGTTGCAGACGGCCGAGGGTGAAATTAAGGGCAGAAAGATGGACTGGCAGGATCGAAGCTCGGTAAATATAATGCTGACCTCCGGAGGTTATCCTCTGGCCTGTGAGCAGGGATTTGAGATATTCGGGCTGGAGGAGGCCGGGGAGCGGGAAGGCGTTCATATATTTTACCATGGGATGGAAGAACAAGACGGCCGGTTTATGACCGCAGGCGGCCGGGTGCTGGGAATAACAGCGCTGGCTGGCGATCATTTTACGGCTGTCGATAGGGTCAATCGAGCTGTAGAGATGATAGGTTTTCAGGACAAACACTATCGTCAGGATATCGGATCGGGGGCAGTTTTGGATCTTTCATCCCCGGCCGCCCGAAATGAACCTCCGGAAGCCAGGCCAGAAAGAGATGAAAAAGGCCAGAGAAGATTTCAGGATAGAGATTTAGGTCCCCGTCAGGATGATTTTTGA
- the cysK gene encoding cysteine synthase A, producing MKIQQGVSELIGNTPHYHLQNLGKEKNSEIYLKLEAYNPGSSVKDRVAFGMIREAEKKGELSEDGVIVEPTSGNTGIGLAMIGAARGYKVILTMPDSMSQERRDLLRAFGAELILTEGEDGMNGAISRAEQLAEENEDYFMPDQFNNPANPGAHRETTAQEILDDFGEELDYFVAGVGTGGTITGVGQVLEKESPNTKIVAVEPEDSPVLSGGEAGSHGIQGIGAGFVPNIIEQDLIDSIVTVGDAEAEEKTRELARQEGLLTGISSGAALAAALKVAKNAPDNSTILTVAPDYGERYLSMEIFGS from the coding sequence ATGAAAATTCAACAGGGAGTTTCGGAACTAATTGGAAATACCCCGCATTATCACCTGCAAAATCTGGGTAAAGAAAAAAACAGCGAAATATATCTAAAGTTAGAAGCCTATAATCCGGGATCCAGCGTTAAAGATAGGGTTGCTTTCGGAATGATCAGAGAAGCAGAGAAAAAAGGAGAGCTTTCAGAGGATGGAGTGATCGTCGAACCTACCAGCGGCAATACAGGTATCGGCCTGGCCATGATCGGGGCCGCCCGCGGCTATAAAGTTATTCTGACAATGCCCGACAGCATGAGTCAGGAGAGGCGCGATCTGCTGCGGGCTTTCGGAGCCGAGCTGATTTTAACCGAAGGCGAGGATGGCATGAACGGTGCTATCTCCAGGGCTGAACAGCTGGCGGAGGAAAATGAAGATTATTTTATGCCGGATCAGTTCAACAATCCGGCCAATCCCGGAGCTCACAGGGAAACGACCGCCCAAGAAATCCTCGATGACTTCGGAGAGGAACTCGATTATTTCGTGGCAGGAGTGGGAACAGGAGGCACCATAACCGGAGTGGGGCAGGTTCTCGAAAAAGAAAGCCCGAATACAAAAATTGTGGCAGTGGAACCGGAAGACTCACCGGTACTCTCAGGGGGAGAGGCTGGTTCTCACGGAATTCAGGGCATTGGAGCCGGTTTTGTGCCGAATATAATCGAGCAGGATTTGATCGACAGTATAGTCACGGTGGGCGACGCTGAAGCTGAAGAAAAAACCCGCGAACTCGCCCGCCAGGAGGGTTTGCTGACCGGGATATCCTCGGGAGCGGCTCTGGCTGCAGCTTTGAAGGTGGCCAAAAACGCCCCGGATAACAGTACTATTCTGACTGTGGCACCTGATTATGGCGAGCGTTATCTCTCAATGGAAATATTCGGTTCATAA